DNA sequence from the Thunnus maccoyii chromosome 7, fThuMac1.1, whole genome shotgun sequence genome:
TAGATGTTCCAGCCTCACCGGGGAGTATTTCTATATAAACATgacatttctaaaaatgtctCAGAGGCAGTAAATTGCTGACCTGGGCCAAGTGGTGGGTCATTGGCCTAAGTCATTAAAATTTTTTGGTCATTCCAAAAAAATGGTTTCAGTACTTAACATCTTACAATGACCCTTTCATCCTAACCTCTTTCCTCCCAACACTTTATGAAGTATCAGATACAGGAAGGGTTCATTTACATCTCCACTGACTTAATAATTTAAGCATACAATGCTCTTTACACAGCATACATCACATTAACACCCATAACAGTCATGAGCAAGgttctgtttttatgtgctttttacttttttaatcaAAAGTAGTTTGATTTTTGGCTCCTAGGCCTGTGAAGACATGCCAATTTTTGctgaaaagcattaaaataacattactattattgcagaaaaatatacatttccCCTGTGAGTAGTGCAAATTTGCATGTCTTCTATATATAAATGGCACTCTGCAGTTGATGTAGCACACTCTTTCCCATCACTCAAGGATTTGGCATGTAGCACAATTGTTTAGAAAACCAGTCATGAGCAGAATATGATATGGGAAAATCTTGGTAGAATCCTGTACAACAGTTTTGTCAATATgcattttaattacttaaaatATAATTCCTCCAATGTTTCTCCTGtataaattaatctttttatgGCAAATAAAATGCCTGTGTATTCTATCTGTCTCAGTCTATGACTGAGCAAATGGCTTTAAATAATAGTGATACTGTCATGTACTTTAAAAAAGTCCTCAGAAACAAATATcacacaatataaatacaggATAACAATCAAAATGGACCATCTTCATATAAGAGTTAAGGTTAAGATTTTGGTGCCGTTAAATTTCTAGTACCACATTCTGTGTTATCAATCTTCTATCTGTGTTGAAATCAAACACATGATGTCCTAAACACTCACAAATGGATTGTATGGATGATGTGATGAATGGAATGATGTTGAAACTGGTGGATTTGTGAAAATTCAAGTGGCAATGTACAAGTTGAAGTGGCCTATATTTtgtaaacatgtgtgtgtgaattaccTGGTTTTTCAGGTTATATGAAAGTAGCGTTCAACACAAGTACCTTGTCCCTCCCTCTATAGCTGAGGGAGGAGCAGCTCGCAAATTAAGTGCAAAGTGAAATCACAGACAAGTACCTGTCTGTACCTGGAGTAGTGAGAAACGATACCATTCATCATGGAGAGAAAAATTCTTTGTTGGATAATTTTGCTTGGATATTTTCATGCATCCTCTGGACAAGGTAACTATTCAATATTCAATATAATTTACTTCTATTTATATAtggctttttcactttttgataTGCCTTATTGAATCAGAAACTGAAGACATAAGTAGTAGACAGGAGTATTTCCAAAGCAGTTATTATTCAAATCTTAACACAGAACCAATACtcaaaaggatttttttctgtcttttattcatTATCTGTTATTGCCTGCTATTGCTCTTTCTTTAAAGAAAACTATTAATTCTAATTTGATAATATAAACTTGAGTTATTtccacagtgtttttttaattacacaAGCAAGATCAGATAATAAAAATTAGACTGAAAGTGTTTATTTGCTGTCAGAAATTGACTAAttataaacatgcacacatttatgACTATTCGCCTGAATCACCTTAAGataaaattatcaaaatgtatttattaaattaaatcattagGTAATTAAAATTGGGCTACATTGAGttgattcatttgttttggttcattccCAAAGAGCATTAAATGCCTGAATGGTCTTCTGCCAAGGACATTGGATAATAATGAACATGAGCATAAACATACATCTTGGCAGGTGGATAGTATCAGGTGCCACTGTCCTACTTTTGAAAAAAGttagtaagaaaaaaaaggttggagAGGTTATTATTTGTACTTCATAGCATTATTGGATGAATAACTTTGTTAAACATGACAGAATTAATGTTGTAAAACATATCCTATTGGGATTAATACTACAAccaaatgcattttttccaaaatgaatgtgcatttaaaacaaatcacaTATAAAGCACTTGTCAACCTCTGTGAAGGTTTAATTATCTCTGAGTTAGATGCTGACTGTTAGTTTTACAGTCAGCATTGTGTTGTGTAGATGAAAGAATACAAAGGTAGGCAAAGTGTGGCCTGATGGTCTGAGGTCAAGCAAAGGTGTTAACATCACCTATATCACCAGGATCCTTCTTTTGAGTGTATGACTGTGAACACAAAAGCATGCCAATCTGTAAAATAGTCTTTGAGATGTTTGGTGACAGTTGTACAAACTGACATCCCACAGACAATTGATCCTGTGTGGAAGTTATGGCCTCatataagataaatatgtgGATATAAAGATAAGTGGAAATATTGagatatttgattttattgcttttctgaCTACTCAAATATAATTGTCCTGGTCCTGCAGCATTAACTTCAACCACAATCATGACATCCCCAAGCACCACATCTACACCAGGAATTACGACATCCCCAAGCACCACAACTGCTCCTGTAACTACAGCATCCCCAAGCGCCACAACTACACCAGGATCTACGACATCCCCAAGCACCACAACTATACCTGGAACTACGACATCCCCAAGCACCGCAACTACACCAGGAACTACGACATCCCCAAGCACCACAACTGCTCCTGTAACTACTACATCCCCAAGCACCACAACTACACCAGGAACTACTACATCCCCAAGCACCACAACTACACCAGGAACTACGACATCTGCAAGCACCACAACTACACCTGTAAGTACGACATCCCCAAGCACTGCAACTACACCACAAACTACGACATCCCCAAGCACCGCAACTACACCAGGAACTACGACGTCCCCAAGCACCACAACTGCTCCTGTAACTACGACATCCCCAAGCACTACAACTACACCAGGAACTACAACATCCCCAAGCACCACAACTGCTCCTGTAAGTACGGCATCCCCAAGCACCACAACTACACCAGGAACTACAACATCTCCAAGCACCACCACTGCTCCTGTAACTACGACATCTGCAAGCACCACAACTACACCAGGAACTACGACATCCCCAAGCACCACAACTACACCAGGAACTACAACATCTCCAAGCACCACCACTGCTCCTGTAACTACAACATCTGCAAGCACCACAACTACACCAGGAACTACGACATCCCCAAGCACCACAACTGCTCCTGTAAGTACGGCATCCCCAAGCACCACAACTACACCAGGAACTACAACATCTCCAAGCACCACCACTGCTCCTGTAACTACGACATCCCCAAGCACCACAACTGCTCCTGTAAGTACGGCATCCCTAAGCACCACAACCACACCAGGAACTACGCCATCCCCAAGCACCACAACTGTTCCTGTAAGTACAGCATCCCCAAGCACCACAACTACACCAGGAACTACGACATCCCCAAGCACCACAACTACACCAGGAACTACGACATCCCCAAGCACCACAACTGCTCCTATTAGTACAGCATCCTCAAGCACCACAACTACACCAGGAACTACGACATCCCCAAGCACCACAACCGCACCTGTAACTACGACATCCCCAAGCACCACAACCGCACCTGTAACGACGACATCCCCAAGCACCACAAATGCTCCTGTAATAACGACATCCCCAAGCACCACAACTACACCAGGAACTACAACATCCCCAAGCACCACAACTACACCAGGAACTACGACATCCCCAAGCACCACATCTGCTCCTGTAACCACAACATCCCCAAGCACCACAACTGCTCCTGTAAGTACGGCATCCCCAAGCACCACAACTACACCAGGAACTACAACATCCCCAAGCACCACAACTACACCAGGAACTACGACATCCCCAAGCACCACATCTGCTCCTGTAACCACAACATCCCCAAGCACCACAACTGCTCCTGTAAGTACGGCATCCCCAAGCACCACAACTACACCAGGAACTACAACATCCCCAAGCACCACAACTACACCAGGAACTACGACATCCCCAAGCACCACATCTGCTCCTGTAACCACAACATCCCCAAGCACCACAACTACACCAGGAACCATGACATCCCCAGGCACCACAACTGCTCCTGTAACCACAACATCCCCAAGCACCACAACTACCCTTGTTAGTACGACATCCCCAAGCACCACAACTGCTCCTGTAAGTACGGCATCCCCAAGCACCACAACTACACCAGGAACTACAACATCTCCAAGCACCACAACTGCTCCTGTAACTACGACATCTGCAAGCACCACAACTACACCAGGAACTACGACATCTCCAAGCACCACAAGTACACCAGGAACAACAACATCTCCAAGCACCACAACTGCTCCTGTAACTACGACATCCCCAAGCACCACAACCACACCAGGAACTACAACATCCCCAAGCACCACAACTACACCAGGAACTATGACATCTCCAAGCACCACAACTGCTCCTGTAAGTACAACATCCCCAAGCACCACAACTACACCAGGAACTACGACATCCCCAAGCACCACAACTGCTCCTGTAACTACGACATCCCCAAGCACCACAACTACACCAGGAACTACGACATCTCCAAGCACCACAACTGCTCCTGTAACTACGACATCTGCAAGCACCACAACTACACAAGGAACTACGACATCCCCAAGCACCACAACTGCTCCTGTAACTACGACATCCCCAAGCACCACAACTACACCAGGAACTACGACATCTCCAAGCAACACAACTGCTCCTGTAACTACGACATCTGCAAGCACCACAACTACACAAGGAACTACGACATCCCCAAGCACCACAACTACACCAGGAACTACTACATCCCCAAGCACCACAACTACACCAGGAACTACAACATCCCCAAGCACCACAACTACACCAGGAACTACGACATCCCCAAGCACCACAACTGCTCCTGTAACTACGACATCCCCAAGCACCACAACTACACCAGGAACTACGACATCTCCAAGCACCACAACTGCTCCTGTAACTACGACATATGCAAGCACCACAACTACACAAGGAACTACGACATCCCCAAGCACCACAACTGCTCCTGTAACTACGACATCTGCAAGCACCACAACTACACCAGGAACTACACCATCTCCAAGCACCACAACTGCTACTGTAATTACGACATCTCCAAGCACCACAACTGCTCCTGTAAGTACAACATCCTCAAGCATCACAACTACACCAGGAACTACGACATCTCCAAGCACCACAACTGCTCCTGTAAGTACAACATCCCCAAGCACCACAACTACAGCAGGAACTACGACATCTCCAAGCACCACGACTGCTCCTGTAAGTACAACATCCCCAAGCACCACAACTACATCAGGAACTACGACATCTCCAAGCATCACAATTGCTCCTGTAATTACAACGTCCCCAAGCACCACAACTACACCAGGAACTATGACATCCCCAAGCACCACAACTACACCAGGAGCTACAACATCCCCAAGCACCACAACTGCTCCTTTAATTACGACATCCCCAAGCACCACAACTGCTCCAGGAACTACAACATCCCCAAGCACCACAACTACACCAGGAGCTACAACATCCCCAGGCACCACAACTGCTCCTGTAACTACGACATCCTCAAGCACCACAAATGCTCCTGTAATAACGACATCCCCAAGCACCACAACCACACCAGGAACTACAACATCCCCAAGCACCACAAGTACACCAGGAACAACAACATCTCCAAGCACCACAACTGCTCCTGTAACTACGACATCCGCAAGTACCACAACTACACCAGGAACAACGACATCCCCAAGCACCACAACTACACTAGGAACTACAACATCCCCAAGCACCACAAGTACACCAGGAACAACAACATCTCCAAGCACCACAACTGCTCCTGTAACTACGACATTTGCAAGCACCACAACTACACCAGGAACAACGACATCCCCAAGCACTACAACTACACCAGGAACAACAACATCTCCAAGCACCACAAGTACTCCTGTAACTATGCCATCCCCAAGCACCACAACTACACCAGGAACAACAACATCTCCAAGCACCACAAGTACTCCTGTAACTACAACCCCAGAAACCACAACACCACCTCCAATTAACATGACTACACCCACATCCTTACAAACCACCCCAGCAACTACCACAATGACACTCCCACTAACCACAACCACCCCTGAAACTACCACAACCTCACCTCCAACAACCACAGCCACATCCATAACTACTACACCCCCAGTCACcacaaccacaacaccaagCACCACAACCATACCCCCAGAAACCTCCACACCCATTACCACCACACCTCCAACCATCTCAACTACAGGACAAACAACAACCCAAGGTATGTGACTCCctgatttttccctctttttattttttcctccaatCTCCTGGCTATaatgtagggtttttttttggaaagtttCAACTAGGAGGTGCGATAAAAAAAGGTTCTTTAGACTTTGATCTATGACATCGGAAGTGGTCATACAAAATTCATcccaaattttatttataatgaatTGACCCCAAGTCTATtgcttataaataaaattacccCAAAGAGACGATCAGTGATTGATTTTAGCTTTAAAACCCACCTTAAAAGccattttttctcatttgtcttCTTTAGTGATTACCTTTAACATTAGTAATGGAACTGCAATTATTGTATGATCAAGGAAATCTACTATTGTCAGGATGAGTTTTCAACATTGACATACACAAGTAATTTTTATTAGTCTTTTATTGATTTCCGAATTTGAATCCCTGCAGGCTTGGTATCACTAGCACATCTACAGATGAAGATCATTTCCTATGGCTTGGTCAGCAATGAGACCATCATTAAAGACATTCAACAGGTTTGTAAAACAGAGTGACTTAATAACTTTGTCTATGAATGCTTTTCAtctaaaatgataaattatagaaacacaaacatatatattgTGGTGAAGGGAATGAGATAGATCTTCTGATATTTactctctgtttcctctccatTTAGTTTTTTAGAGACCAGCTTCTGAATGGAACAGCCCACACATTGAAGGTGGTAAACATTCAA
Encoded proteins:
- the LOC121900583 gene encoding mucin-5AC-like, with product MDHSSPAIFVTDFEGGPASSLSSRAAPPFCPASLSPSRPALPFGPASWSPSRSVKPSGPAPRPINFNHNHDIPKHHIYTRNYDIPKHHNCSCNYSIPKRHNYTRIYDIPKHHNYTWNYDIPKHRTTTSPSTTTTPGTTTSASTTTTPVSTTSPSTATTPQTTTSPSTATTPGTTTSPSTTTAPVTTTSPSTTTTPGTTTSPSTTTAPVSTASPSTTTTPGTTTSPSTTTAPVTTTSASTTTTPGTTTSPSTTTTPGTTTSPSTTTAPVTTTSASTTTTPGTTTSPSTTTAPVSTASPSTTTTPGTTTSPSTTTAPVTTTSPSTTTAPVSTASLSTTTTPGTTPSPSTTTVPVSTASPSTTTTPGTTTSPSTTTTPGTTTSPSTTTAPISTASSSTTTTPGTTTSPSTTTAPVTTTSPSTTTAPVTTTSPSTTNAPVITTSPSTTTTPGTTTSPSTTTTPGTTTSPSTTSAPVTTTSPSTTTAPVSTASPSTTTTPGTTTSPSTTTTPGTTTSPSTTSAPVTTTSPSTTTAPVSTASPSTTTTPGTTTSPSTTTTPGTTTSPSTTSAPVTTTSPSTTTTPGTMTSPGTTTAPVTTTSPSTTTTLVSTTSPSTTTAPVSTASPSTTTTPGTTTSPSTTTAPVTTTSASTTTTPGTTTSPSTTSTPGTTTSPSTTTAPVTTTSPSTTTTPGTTTSPSTTTTPGTMTSPSTTTAPVSTTSPSTTTTPGTTTSPSTTTAPVTTTSPSTTTTPGTTTSPSTTTAPVTTTSASTTTTQGTTTSPSTTTAPVTTTSPSTTTTPGTTTSPSNTTAPVTTTSHHNYTRNYYIPKHHNYTRNYNIPKHHNYTRNYDIPKHHNCSCNYDIPKHHNYTRNYDISKHHNCSCNYDICKHHNYTRNYDIPKHHNCSCNYDICKHHNYTRNYTISKHHNCYCNYDISKHHNCSCKYNILKHHNYTRNYDISKHHNCSCKYNIPKHHNYSRNYDISKHHDCSCKYNIPKHHNYIRNYDISKHHNCSCNYNVPKHHNYTRNYDIPKHHNYTRSYNIPKHHNCSFNYDIPKHHNCSRNYNIPKHHNYTRSYNIPRHHNCSCNYDILKHHKCSCNNDIPKHHNHTRNYNIPKHHKYTRNNNISKHHNCSCNYDIRKYHNYTRNNDIPKHHNYTRNYNIPKHHKYTRNNNISKHHNCSCNYDICKHHNYTRNNDIPKHYNYTRNNNISKHHKYSCNYAIPKHHNYTRNNNISKHHKYSCNYNPRNHNTTSN